From Urocitellus parryii isolate mUroPar1 chromosome 12 unlocalized genomic scaffold, mUroPar1.hap1 SUPER_12_unloc_3, whole genome shotgun sequence, the proteins below share one genomic window:
- the LOC144251279 gene encoding uncharacterized protein LOC144251279 — protein METVILHGPLHLGENDQNTEEPFRVQSLEPYRQDQLRNELLPVICGRNLQFSSNVGLVSWDFIPTQQVLDLLFPSASSSFLGTWVNFYSEASHQPPGSLSLQQLLPYMWLLLSGFNLEHQAHHLLAQVEDGRSSQAEPESQADRELRVPADAKVYHGLIGGVHYDFLLRETDASKSLKVKPKEFLEPSVAVASRTPAAVSSSSAVAAGSLPQATQSNECCMRKVTSSSSSLLHSSEQVEDSRVVHVLLEGQSLRETKRIPVTFQETVTSLIRRALDQNLLQHEDVDNFELLYMMSEDEKIKVSDHSLVCLSMNLGIQYFILRKRPQVKGKEFSESTCKSSRPLSHKQVGDTCLIRVHLETQSPEMAKSVLVTCQDRAPVVIRSALDLHFLTEENPEDYELGQIISRRQKLRIPAEANVFYAKNPHKKSNFVLRKRSLSQKNDGWIQPQPPSHASKSLKVKPKEFLEPSVAVASRTPAAVSSSSAVAAGSLPQATQSNECCMRKVTSSSSSLLHSSEQVEDSRVVHVLLEGQSLRETKRIPVTFQETVTSLIRRALDQNLLQHEDVDNFELLYMMSEDEKIKVSDHSLVCLSMNLGIQYFILRKRPQVKGKEFSESTCKSSRPLSHKQVGDTCLIRVHLETQSPEMAKSVLVTCQDRAPVVIRSALDLHFLTEENPEDYELGQIISRRQKLRIPAEANVFYAKNPHKKSNFVLRKRSLSQKNDGWIQLQPS, from the exons ATGGAGACGGTAATTCTTCATGGACCTTTGCATTTG ggtgaaaatgatcagaacacggaggagcccttcagggttcagagccttgaaccttacaggcaggaccagcttaggaatgagctcctgcctgtcatttgtgggaggaacctacagttcagcagcaacGTGGGGTTagtctcctgggatttcatccccacccagcaggtgctggatctcttgttcccaag tgcctcatcttccttcctggggacctgggtgaacttctactccgaggcttcccatcagcctccaggctctctgagtctgcagcagctgctgccgtacatgtggctcctcctgagtggctttaacctggagcaccaagcacaccacctgctggcccaggttgaagatggcagatcaagccaggcagagcctgagagccaggcggaccggg agctgagggtccctgctgatgcgaaagtctatcacggcctgattggaggagtgcattatgactttcttcttcgagaaacagatgccagcaagtcgttgaaggtcaaaccaaaggag ttcttggaaccttctgtggcagtggcatccaggaccccagcagctgtgagcagcagctctgcagtggctgcaggatcattgccccaggccacccaaagcaatgagtgctgcatgagaaaagtcaccagtagcagctcctcactgcttcactccagcgagcaggtggaagacagccgcgttgttcacgtcctcctagagggacagagcctgagggagacaaagcgcatcccg gtgacctttcaggagacggtgacaagcctcatccgcagggccttggaccaaaatttgttgcagcatgaggatgtggacaactttgagctgctgtatatgatgtctgaggatgaga aaatcaaggtctctgaccactcactcgtgtgtctgtccatgaatctgggaatacaatatttcatcctgaggaaacgcccccaggtcaagggaaaggag ttctcagaatcaacctgcaagtcctccaggccgctttcccacaagcaggtgggagacacctgcttaattcgtgtccacttagaaacgcaaagtccagagatggccaagagtgttctg gtgacctgccaggatagggctcctgttgtcatccgcagcgccctcgacctacacttccttactgaggagaatccagaggattatgagctgggccaaatcatctctcgccgtcaga agctgaggattccagcagaggccaacgtattttatgccaagaatcctcacaaaaaatccaactttgtgctgaggaaaaggagcctctcccaaaagaatgatgggtggatccagcctcaacctccctctc atgccagcaagtcgttgaaggtcaaaccaaaggag ttcttggaaccttctgtggcagtggcatccaggaccccagcagctgtgagcagcagctctgcagtggctgcaggatcattgccccaggccacccaaagcaatgagtgctgcatgagaaaagtcaccagtagcagctcctcactgcttcactccagcgagcaggtggaagacagccgcgttgttcacgtcctcctagagggacagagcctgagggagacaaagcgcatcccg gtgacctttcaggagacggtgacaagcctcatccgcagggccttggaccaaaatttgttgcagcatgaggatgtggacaactttgagctgctgtatatgatgtctgaggatgaga aaatcaaggtctctgaccactcactcgtgtgtctgtccatgaatctgggaatacaatatttcatcctgaggaaacgcccccaggtcaagggaaaggag ttctcagaatcaacctgcaagtcctccaggccgctttcccacaagcaggtgggagacacctgcttaattcgtgtccacttagaaacgcaaagtccagagatggccaagagtgttctg gtgacctgccaggatagggctcctgttgtcatccgcagcgccctcgacctacacttccttactgaggagaatccagaggattatgagctgggccaaatcatctctcgccgtcaga agctgaggattccagcagaggccaacgtattttatgccaagaatcctcacaaaaaatccaactttgtgctgaggaaaaggagcctctcccaaaagaatgatgggtggatcca gctccagccctcctga